The DNA window GAGGGAACGCCAAGGAGCGCCAACGAGATCCAGAACCGCATCGACGAGATCACCTTCAACGCCGGGCTGCTGCGCGAATTCCGCTCGATCGCCTTCGTCAAGGAGTTGATCGCCGCTGGCCGTCTGCCGCATGGCGAATACCGCGACATCCGCATGCATCGCATCGATGCCGACGAGGCGTTCAAGGATCTGTCGGCGTCGTCGAAGGTCAATGCCGAATGGGCGTTCCTGAGCTATCTCAGAGATCTCGGCCGCACCGCCGCCAGCGACTGGCTGGAAGAGAATTACGACGCCGTCGGCAAGCGGCCGACACTCGATCTCTCCGGCGAACTCGACGACGGTTTCAAGCCGGTGCGCGGCCCGGCACCTGGCCGGCGGGTCAAGGAATTCCTTGCTGCGCGCAAGAATCCGGAGGCGGAGCGCCGCCGGGCCTGAGCCGAACAATTGGCTTCATCCGGCCTTTAGCGTCAGGTCGATCACCTGGATCAGGGCGGCGGCGGCTTGCCGCTGCCCCTCGGGATCGCTGATCCGCGCCTTCATGCCTTCCAGTCCGTCGAGCAGCATGTCGGCAAGCAGTTGCGCCGACAGGCCCTTGGCTGTGAGATCGACGCCGTTCCTGGCGGCCTCGCCCTCGATCGCGGCGGCGATATGTCCGACAAGGCCGTCGCGCCAGCAGCCGACCAGATCACTGACGCTCGATTTCATGTCCAGCAATTCGGCGCCGTGCGGTGAGGCAATGACGGCGCCCATCATTGAGATGAATGCCTCGTCGATGGCTCGCATCATGCGTTCACCGAAAGCGCCGTCGCCGGCCAGCGCCATTTTTGTCGCCTCGACCGAGCGTGACAGCACCATCATGGCGATGGCGCGGAAAATGTCGGTCTTGTTCTTGAACAGGAGATAGAGCGCCGGCCGCGACATGTCGGCGGCGCGGGCGATGTCGTCCATGGTGGTGCGCGAGAAGCCATAGGCCAAAAACACCTTCATCGCCCCATCCAGGATACGGACGCGTTTGGGGTCGGCGGTGGCGACGTCTTCGATCTGATTCATGGAGCAATTCTATCCTGCAAAATCCTAATTGACAAAATGACGTAATTTGTCAATCTGTTTGAGAACGAAATGACCAGTTGGCCATTTCGCCTCGGGCAACAAAGGGTATCCCCATGCGCCTCACCGTCGACGGTCAGTCATTCGATATCGATGCCGATCCGGATATGCCGCTGCTGTGGGCGCTGCGTGATCTCATTGGCAAGACCGGACCGAAGTTCGGCTGCGGCATCGCCGCCTGCGGCGCCTGCACGGTGCATGTCGATGGTCAGCCGGTGCGTTCCTGCTCGCTTCCGGTCGGCCAGGTCAGCGGCGCCGTCACCACCATCGAAGGCATAGGCACGGCGGGCAGGCTGCATCCGGTGCAGCAGGCATGGCTGGAGGAACAGGTCGCGCAATGCGGCTACTGCCAGGCCGGCCAGATCATGAGCGCGGTGGCGCTGCTCGACGAGGTCGCCGACCCGAGCGATGCCGACATCGATAACGCCATGGGCGGCAATCTCTGCCGCTGCGGCACCTATCCCAGGATCCGCTCGGCCATCAAGAAGGCCGCTGCGCTCAAGACGGCGGGGCTCTGACCATGGCCAGTGTCGGAAAGATCGCCCGCCGCACGTTTCTGATCGGCGCCGCCGCTGTCGCGGGCGGCGTTGCCGTCGGCTATTACTACTATCGCAAGCCGTTCCCGAACCCGCTCGAGGCGGAACTCGGCAAGGGCGAGGCGACCTTCAACCCCTATGTGAAGATCGGCGCCGACAACACCATCACCATCGTCGCGCCGCGCGCCGAGATGGGGCAAGGCATTTCGACGACGCTGGCCGTCATGGTGGCCGAAGAACTCGATGTCGGCCTCGATCGGGTCAAGGTCGAGCATGGACCGGCCTCCCATGCCTATTACAACGCCGCGATCCTTGAAGAGGGCGGTCCGTTCGCCTTCTTCGACGAGAGCATGACCGCGCAAGCGGTGCGCTCGGGTCTCGGCGTGGTCGGCAAGCTCCTTGCCCTGCAGGGCACGGGTGGTTCGGCTTCGACACGCGATGGTTTTGACAAGATGCGGCAAGCGGGTGCAGCCGCCCGGCAGATGCTGATCGCGGCTGCGGCGCAAAAACTGGGTGTCGCCGCCGCCGATCTGGAAACGGCTGACGGTTCGATCCTGCACAAGGCGTCTGGCAAGTCGCTGACTTATGGCGCGGTCGCCGCGGCCGCCGCCGCGATGGCGCCGCCGGCCGAAGTCAGGCTCAAGGACCGGGCCGACTGGAAACTGCTGGGAAAGCCGCAAAAGCGCATCGACATGCTGGCCAAGGTCACCGGGGCGCCGATCTTCGGCATCGATGTCCGGCTGCCGGACATGCTCTGCGGCACGGTCAAGATGAGTCCGCGCTTCTGGTCGAGGCCGGTCAAGGCGGACCTCTCCAAGGCCGAGAAAATGCCTGGTGTGATCAAGATCGTGGCGCTCGAGACGAATTACGGCCATGGCTTCGGCATCATCGCCGACAACACATGGGCGGCGTTCAAGGCGGCTGAGGCGATCGACGCCCAGTGGTCCGATCCCGAATACCCGCTCAGCAGCGCCGCCATTTCAGATGTGCTGAAGCAGACGCTTGGCACCAAGGGCTCGGTGATGCGCGACAATGGCGATGTCGATACCGCCTTCGCCGACGCGCCGCGTGAAAGGATCGTCGAAGCAGATTATGCGGTGCCCTATCTGGCGCATGCGACGATGGAGCCGATGAACGCAACGGCGCAGTTCAGGGACGGCGCGCTCGACATCTGGTGCGGCAACCAGGCGCCGACCCTGGTGCGGCAGCTTTGCGCCAACGCGGTCGGCATCGAGCAGGACAAGATCACCGTCCACACCACCTTCATGGGCGGCGGTTTCGGCCGGCGCGTCGAGATGGATTACGCCCTGTGCGCCGCGCTGATGGCGAAGGAGACAGGCGGGCGTCCGATCAAGGTGACCTGGACGCGTGAAGAAGACATGCGCCACGACGCCTATCGACCGGCCGCTATCGGCAAGTTCCAGGCGCGGCTCGGTGATGATGGCATGCCGGTCGCGGTCGATATGAAGATGGCCTCGCCATCGGTGATTGCCGGCACGCTGCGCCGGCTCTTTCCCTCGATATCGCCGCTCGGTCCCGACAAGACCATCGTCGATGGCGCCTACGACCAGCCCTACACCATCCCGAATTACCGGGTCAGTGGTGTCGCGGCGCCGGTCTCCATCCCTGTCGGCTCCTGGCGCTCGGTCGGCAGTTCGGTCAACGGCTTCTTCCACGAAGGCTTCATGGACGAGATCGCCGTTGCCGGAAAAATCGATCCGGTCGAGATGCGCAAGAGACTGATGGCCGCCTATCCCTCGGCGGTGAAGGTGGTGGAGAAAGTCGCCGAGATGGCGAAATGGGGCGAGGCTCTGCCCGCCGGCAGGGCCAAGGGCATGGCCTTCACGCTGTCCTTCGGCAGTTGGGTCGGGGAGATCGTCCAGGTGGCGGACACGCCGGCCGGCATCCGTATCGAGAAGGTGTGGATCGCCGCCGATGTCGGCACCGCGCTCGATCCCGGCATCATCGAGGCGCAGCTGATTTCCGCCGCCATCTACGGTCTTTCGGCGGCTATGGGTCAGGAAATCACCTTCGCCGACGGCATGGTCGAACAGTCGAACTTCCACGATTTCGACGCCATGCGGATCTTCCAGTGCCCGGTCTTCGAAGTCGCCATCCTGGAGAACTTCCACAAGATGGGCGGCGTCGGCGAGGTCGGTACGCCGCCGGCGGCGCCGGCGCTTGCCAACGCCATCTTCGCGCTCACCGGCAAGCGCATCCGCACGCTGCCGCTGTCGAAAACGGTGGCCTTCGCATGAAGAAGCTTCTCATCATGCTGACGCCTGCTGCCATGCTCGTCCTGGCAGTGCCGTTCGCGATCGCGCAAGAGAACCAGACGCCGGCACCAGTGACGGTCGATGCGGCGAAAAGCCTGTCCGAATGGGACAAGATCTATGCGGTGTTCTCGCATCCGCGCTGCGCCGACTGTCATGTCGCGGACGACCGGCCGCGCTGGTCCGGCGCGCATTATGGCGGCACCCGCATTCATGCCTTCAATGTCCAGCGCGGCGCTGACGGATCGGGCTTCGGCAATCCCGGCCTGCGCTGCACGACTTGCCATTTCTCCAGCAATTCCAATGCATTGCACGGGCCGCCCGGAGCCGATAGCTGGCATTTGGCGCCAGCCGAAATGGCCTGGTTCGGCAAATCCTCGGCCGAGATCTGCGCTCAGATCAAGGATCCCCTGCGCAATGGCAACCGTAGCTTGAAGGATATCGCGCTGCATGTTCGCGACGACAAATTGGTCGCCTGGGGCTGGGCGCCGGGGTCGGGGCGTGAGCCGGCTCCGGGCTCTGCCGAAGCAACCTATCAAGCGATCGAAAACTGGGCGGCGGCGGGCGCATCTTGTCCGGTGGCGCAATGATCCCGCAACTTTCGCACTATATTGCGGTGCAACTTTGATGTAGAAGCGCGCTTCGCCGATCACGGCAAATTGAACACGGCCCGGCGCGCACCCATATCGGCGACGCGCCCGCGTTATGAGGACGCTGGCCGAACCCGCAGTGGAAAAAACGACGATGCCGAGAATCAGGTTTCACAAGCTTGCAGCCATTGTTGTGCTCATTGGTTTCGCGGCGTGGATGGCGACAGGCGAGTTTTCGTCGGTCGGCAGCGTAGCCGCCAATAAGGCCAAGGCAGCCGAAGTCGAGCAGGCCAAGGCGCCGGACGCGGCCAAGCCCAAGACGGCGGAAGCCGAGCCGAAGGCACCGCTGCGCACCGTTGCGGTGGTGACGCCGCCGCGCAAGACCTATGCTCGCGCCATCCGCATTTCCGGACTGACCGAAGCCGACAAGCGCGCCGTGCTGGCAACGCGCGTCGCCGGCGTCATCGACAAGCTGCCGGTCAAGCAAGGCGATCACGTCAAGACCGGCGATCTGGTGCTGATGCTTGCGGCGGAAGAAAAGATCTCGATGGTCGACAACGCCAGGCAGCTCGTGGTGCAGCGCCAGGCCGAGCTGGACGCGTCGCTACGGCTGATGAAATCAGGCAATTTGCCCAAGCTGCAGCTCGACACCGCCCGCTCCAATCTGACCCTGGCGCAATCGCAACTGGATACCGCGCAGGCCGAACTTGACCGCAACGAAGTCAAGGCGCCGTTCGACGGCGTCATTGACCGGGTGCCGGTGGAACTCGGCAGCTCCGTCATGCAGGGCGGCGAGGTGGCGACCATCCTCAAGCTCGATCCGGTGATTGCGCGCGGCGAGATCAGCGAGCGCGACCTCGGCTATCTCAAGATCGGCGACAAGGCCAATGTTCGGCTGGTCAGCGGCCAGACCGTCGAAGGTACCGTGCGCTATATCAGCCGCGATGCGTCGTCGGCGACCCGCACCTTCCGTGTCGAGGTCGCCATCCCCAATGCCGATGGCTCGGTGCCGGCCGGCATGACGGCGGAAATCCAGCTCAGCGCGCTGCCGACCGACGCGGTCCTACTGCCACGCTCGGTGGTGACGCTCGGCGACAAGGGCGACCTCGGCATTCGCGCCGTCGACAAGGACAACAAGGTGGCGTTCTTCCCGATCGACCTCGTCGACGACACGCCGACCGGCCTCGTCCTTGGCGGCATTCCGGCCGATGCGCGCATCATCGTCGCCGGCCAGGAGCTGGTGAAGGAAGGTGACGTCGTCAAGCCGGTCGAGGCTGACCAGGCGACCATCCAGAAGCTATTGGGCGAAGCGACCGCCGGCACGCAGTAGCAAGAGCAAGAGATAGTGACGGACTAGCCCTGGGCGGGGACAATCGGCTGCGACGCAGCTCCTGAAATTCAAGAACAGGCGTTAGCCATGGATATCGTCAAACTTGCGATCAACAATGCTCGCCTGACCATCTCGGTCCTGGCCTTCCTGCTGCTCGCCGGCTGGGTCGCCTATCAGTCGACGCCGAAGGAAGCGGAACCCGACGTTCCGATTCCGATGATGTATGTCAGCCTGATCTATCAAGGCATTTCGCCCGAGGATTCCGAGCGGCTTTTGCTGCGGCCGATGGAAAGCAAGCTGAAGAGCCTGAAGGGCCTCAAGGAGATGCGCTCGGCTGCCTTCCAGGGCGGCGGCTATGTGCTGGTCGAGTTCCAGCCGCAGACAAACCTGGCGACGGCACTGCAGGACACGCGCAGCAAGGTGCAGGACGGCAAGGCCGACCTGCCGCAGGCCGCCGAAGAGCCCGTGGTCACCGAAGTCAACATCTCCGAATTCCCGGTCCTCGTCGTCACCCTGTCGGGCGAATTGCCCGAGCGCGTTCTGACCGCGGCCGCTCGCGAATTGCGCGACCGCATCGAGGAAGTGCCCGGTGTTCTCGAAGGCTCGCTGCAGGGCTCGCGTGACGATCTCGTCGAAGTCGTCATCGATCCGATGAAACTGTCTTCCTACGGCCTGCAGCTCGATCAGCTGATCGGCGCCGTCGGCGCTTCGAACAGCCTGGTTGCCGCCGGCAACCTCGAAGGTTCGCAGGGCAAGTACGCGGTCAAGGTGCCGTCGTTGATCGAGACTCCGGAAGATGTCGCCAACCTGCCGGTTGTCGCCGGCCCCAATGCCGTGGTCCACGCCAGAGACATTGCCACGATCCGATCGACCTTCGCCGATGCCGAAACGATCACCCGCCTCAACGGCAAGCCGGCCATCGCCATCGAGGTCAAGAAGCGCATCGGCGCCAATCTGATCGACACGCTCACCAAGGTGCGAGCCGTATCGGATGCGTTCCTCAAGACGATGCCGGAAGGCATGAACGTCACCTACACGCAGGACAAGTCGGTCTTCGTCAACCAGTTGCTCGGTGACCTGCAGAACCACGTCATGATCGCCGTGATCCTGGTGTTCGTCGTCATCCTCTATGCGCTGTCCGGCCGTGCCTCGCTGCTGATCGGCCTCGCCATTCCATCATCCTTCCTGATGGGTATCCTGTTGCTGGCGATGATGGGCTACACGATCAACATGATCGTGCTGTTCAGCCTCATTCTGGCCGTCGGCATGCTGGTCGACGACGCCATCATCGTCACCGAGTTCGCCGAGCGGCGGATGAGCGAGGGCATGCCGAAGGCGGAAGCCTTCGCGCTTGCCGCCAAGCGCATGGCCGGTCCGGTCATCGCCGCGACGATGACGCGCATCGCGGCGTTTTCGCCGCTGCTGTTCTGGCCGGGCATCATCGGCGACTTCATGAAATACATGCCGATCACCCTGATCGTCACGCTGTCGGCCTCGATGCTCTATGCGCTGGTCTTCGCGCCGACGCTGGGGGCGATCTTCGCCAAGGCGCCGCAGCACCATGAGGACGACAATCGCGACGGCTGGTACATGGCCATCGTCAAGCAGGCGGTGCGGTTCCCGATCACCGTGGTTCTGCTGACCGTCGCGCTGCTGTTCGGCGTCGGCTACGCCTATTCGAAATATGGCGCCGGTGTCGAGTTCTTCCCCAGTGTCGAGCCCGACTATGGCCTGCTCTACGTGCACGCACGCGGCAATCTTTCGCTGGCCGAAATGGACACCGCGACCAAGATCGCCGAAAACCGGCTGCTCGGCTGGCCTGGCGTCAAATCCGTCTACACCCGTGTCGGCAAGACGCAAGGCGGCGGCCAGGACGTTCCGGAAGACGTTGTCGGCGTCATCCAGTATGAATTTGTCGACTGGCGCGAGCGCAAATCGGCAAACCATATCCTGGACGAGTTGCGTGGCGTCATGGCTGGCATTCCCGGCGTCGATGTCGAGGTCCGCGTGCCGGAGGCCGGCCCGCCCACCGGCAAGGCTATCCAGATCAGGCTTTCGGCCATCGATCCGGCCGGCCTGGACGAGAACGCCCGCGCCGTGGCGGCGCGCATCGCCAAGGTGCCTGGCGTCATCGACGTCTCCGACGGCCTGCCGCCGCCCGGTGTCGACTGGGCGCTGGAAGTCGACCGCGCCAAGGCAGCACAGTACGGCATCAGCCCGACCGCGGTCGGAACGGTCGTGCAGTTGGTGACCAACGGCCTGAAGCTGAGCGAATACCGCCCGGCCGGCGCCGACAAGGCGGTCGACATCAGGCTGCGCCTGCCGGAAGACCGGCGCACGCTGTCGACGCTCGACGAACTGCGGGTGCAGACCTCGCAAGGCTCGGTGCCGATCTCGAACTTCGTCGTGCGCAAGGCGAAGCCCAGCGTCGGCGTCCTCAACCGCATCGATGGCGCACGCACCGTGGTGGTGCAGGCCAATGTCACGGCCGGTGCGCAGGTTGCGGCCGTGCAACAGGAGGTCACCCAGGCGGTCACCGATATGAAGCTGGACAGCGGCACGCGCTGGAAGCTGGCTGGTTCGAACGAGGACAGCGCCGAGGCCAGCGCCTTCCTCGGCAAGGCCTTCGGGGCCGCGATCTTCCTGATCTTCCTCGTGCTTCTGATGCAGTTCAACAAATTCACGAGTGTGCTGATGGTGCTGTCCTGCGTTGTCATGGCGACGATCGGCGTGTTCCTGGGGCTGCTGTTGACGGGAGAGGCGTTCGGCATCGTCATGTCGGGCATCGGCGTCATCGCGCTGGCCGGCGTGGTGGTCAACAACAACATCGTGCTGATCGACACCTATGACCGGCTGCGCGAAGAAGGCTGGGACAAGATGGACGCGGTGCTGCAGACCTGCCGCGAGCGCGCCCGCCCGGTCGTGCTGACGGCGGTGTCGGCGATCCTTGGTGTGCTGCCGATCGCCTTTGGCCTCGGTCTCGAAATCTTCCATCACGAGACGACGATCAATGCGCCGTCGACGCAATGGTGGATTTCGCTGTCGTCGGCGATCGTCTTCGGTCTGTCCTTTGCCACACTGCTGACGCTGGTGGTGACGCCGTCGATGCTGATGATCTTCACGCGCAGCAAGGACAGCCGCTTCTACGCGTTTTTCCGCCGGGTGTTCCGGCGCGGCAAAGGCACGGTTTCGTCGACCGAAACGCCAGGCCGGGATGCGGGCGCCGAGCCGGCGATCGCCTTTCCAAAAGCAGCCGAATAGGCAGGCTTCCCGATTTGAATGGCAAAGGCCGCCCGGAACAACCGGGCGGCCTTTTGCATTGTCCCTGAGCAAAACGTCAATGCGGGGAATTTCTCATGCCGATCACCACCATTCTCATTATCGTCCTGATCCTTGTCCTCATCGGCGCGATGCCGGCCTGGCCGCATTCGCGCTCCTGGGGTTATGGGCCGTCGGGCAGTGTCGGCGTGGTGCTGGTCGTGCTTCTGGTGTTGCTGTTGATGGGGCGGCTTTGAGCTGCCTGTCAGTCCGTAAAGAGACTTTTCGGTTTGCGGAGAAACGGGGGGGCGAGCCGTAGCAGTGCCCGCCGACGTCACAAATCAGGCAGCTTTCGCAACGCTATTCACTGTGGCGACGCCGATATCCTCGAGAGCTTCAATGACCGCCTGATCCAGCGGCGTATGCGGGATCTCGCCGATGATGCCTTGCAGCCGCGTCGAAACCAGCTGATGCGGCTCGAAGCGCAGATAGGACATCGACACGATCTCGCGCCACATCGCCACGAACGGGCTGCCGGCGCGCAGCACCCACCAGGGCATCGAGGTCATCTTGAGCGGACGACCAACAGCCTTCTCGGCAGCGGCCTTGATCTGCGGATCGGTGACCGCGTGGCCCGGGAAGTTCAGCGCTTCATAGAAGCCGAGCTTGTCCAGATTGCGCGCCAGCGCGACGAAGCCAACAGCGAAGTCCGGCAGATAGGCCCATTCATGCACCAGGTCGACCGGGCCGGGCGCGGTATAGATGCCCTTGTTGATCTTGGCGGCGACGACCAGATCGAACCACGATCCGCTGCCGGTGCCGCCGAAGAAGTCGCCGGCCCGCAGCAGAATGGTGCGGACCCGGCCGGCTTCGGCCTCGCGGCGAAACAACTCCTCCATGGCGCAGCGGATGCGGCCCTTTTGCGTGGTCGGGTGGAAAGGTGTGTCTTCTGATATCACCGCCGGCATCGGCGATCCGTAATTGTAGACGGTGCCGGGGAAGAGATGCAGCGTGCCGTTCGCATGGCAGGCGGCCATGACGTTCTCGGCCATCGGCAGGCATTTGCCCCAGTCGGTGTAGATCGGGTTGAGGCCGTTGAAGATGATGTCGACGCCTTGCGTGGCACGGATCAGCCCCTCGCGGTCGAGCGCGTCGCCGGCGACGGCGGTGGCCCCCTTGAGTTCATCCGGCACCTTGCCGCTGCGGGTGATTGCCCGGACATCATAGCCGGCATCGATGAAGGCCTTGGCGACAACGCGGCCGAGCCGGCCATTGGCACCCAGAATTGCGATCTTGGTCATTTCGAGTACTCCTGATCTGGAATTTTCATGGTCGGCCCGGGAGGCCCGATCCGCGACAAGCGCGATCGGGATCAGCGACAAGCGCGATCGGGATCAGCGGTTGCCGAAGAGTTCGCGGTTGCTGCCCTGGGCGACCGGCTTCTTGGCGGTCGCGTCCATCTTCTCGATCGAACTTGTGTTGGTGTTGTCGGTGCTGGTGACAGCCGGCTGGCTGGCATTGTTCGAGCCGAACTTGTCGCTGCCGGCAAAAGCGGTGCTGGCGGAAATGAGGATGGCGGCGGCGATGAGGGCGATCTTGGCCATTTCATGTTCTCCTGGTTGGTGGCTGCAGTCCGTGTTGGTGTCTGCATCGGGAATATCGTCGCTACGAATACGAATGGAAATTGACTATGAACGGGGTTTCGATATTCATTATTGAATGGCTGAAATCGACTGGAACCTGATCAAAAGCTTCGTCACCGTGGCGGAAACCGGCAGTTTGTCGGCCGCCGCGCGAAAGCTCTCGGCCAGCCAGCCGACACTTGGCCGTCACATCGGCGAGCTCGAACAGGCACTGGATATCACGCTGTTCCGGCGTGGGCGGCGCGGCTATGAGCTGACGGAGGCCGGCAGCACGCTGTTCGAACGCGGCAAGGCGGT is part of the Mesorhizobium loti genome and encodes:
- a CDS encoding (2Fe-2S)-binding protein: MRLTVDGQSFDIDADPDMPLLWALRDLIGKTGPKFGCGIAACGACTVHVDGQPVRSCSLPVGQVSGAVTTIEGIGTAGRLHPVQQAWLEEQVAQCGYCQAGQIMSAVALLDEVADPSDADIDNAMGGNLCRCGTYPRIRSAIKKAAALKTAGL
- a CDS encoding DUF680 domain-containing protein, with amino-acid sequence MAKIALIAAAILISASTAFAGSDKFGSNNASQPAVTSTDNTNTSSIEKMDATAKKPVAQGSNRELFGNR
- a CDS encoding TetR/AcrR family transcriptional regulator, translated to MNQIEDVATADPKRVRILDGAMKVFLAYGFSRTTMDDIARAADMSRPALYLLFKNKTDIFRAIAMMVLSRSVEATKMALAGDGAFGERMMRAIDEAFISMMGAVIASPHGAELLDMKSSVSDLVGCWRDGLVGHIAAAIEGEAARNGVDLTAKGLSAQLLADMLLDGLEGMKARISDPEGQRQAAAALIQVIDLTLKAG
- a CDS encoding xanthine dehydrogenase family protein molybdopterin-binding subunit; this translates as MASVGKIARRTFLIGAAAVAGGVAVGYYYYRKPFPNPLEAELGKGEATFNPYVKIGADNTITIVAPRAEMGQGISTTLAVMVAEELDVGLDRVKVEHGPASHAYYNAAILEEGGPFAFFDESMTAQAVRSGLGVVGKLLALQGTGGSASTRDGFDKMRQAGAAARQMLIAAAAQKLGVAAADLETADGSILHKASGKSLTYGAVAAAAAAMAPPAEVRLKDRADWKLLGKPQKRIDMLAKVTGAPIFGIDVRLPDMLCGTVKMSPRFWSRPVKADLSKAEKMPGVIKIVALETNYGHGFGIIADNTWAAFKAAEAIDAQWSDPEYPLSSAAISDVLKQTLGTKGSVMRDNGDVDTAFADAPRERIVEADYAVPYLAHATMEPMNATAQFRDGALDIWCGNQAPTLVRQLCANAVGIEQDKITVHTTFMGGGFGRRVEMDYALCAALMAKETGGRPIKVTWTREEDMRHDAYRPAAIGKFQARLGDDGMPVAVDMKMASPSVIAGTLRRLFPSISPLGPDKTIVDGAYDQPYTIPNYRVSGVAAPVSIPVGSWRSVGSSVNGFFHEGFMDEIAVAGKIDPVEMRKRLMAAYPSAVKVVEKVAEMAKWGEALPAGRAKGMAFTLSFGSWVGEIVQVADTPAGIRIEKVWIAADVGTALDPGIIEAQLISAAIYGLSAAMGQEITFADGMVEQSNFHDFDAMRIFQCPVFEVAILENFHKMGGVGEVGTPPAAPALANAIFALTGKRIRTLPLSKTVAFA
- a CDS encoding efflux RND transporter permease subunit: MDIVKLAINNARLTISVLAFLLLAGWVAYQSTPKEAEPDVPIPMMYVSLIYQGISPEDSERLLLRPMESKLKSLKGLKEMRSAAFQGGGYVLVEFQPQTNLATALQDTRSKVQDGKADLPQAAEEPVVTEVNISEFPVLVVTLSGELPERVLTAAARELRDRIEEVPGVLEGSLQGSRDDLVEVVIDPMKLSSYGLQLDQLIGAVGASNSLVAAGNLEGSQGKYAVKVPSLIETPEDVANLPVVAGPNAVVHARDIATIRSTFADAETITRLNGKPAIAIEVKKRIGANLIDTLTKVRAVSDAFLKTMPEGMNVTYTQDKSVFVNQLLGDLQNHVMIAVILVFVVILYALSGRASLLIGLAIPSSFLMGILLLAMMGYTINMIVLFSLILAVGMLVDDAIIVTEFAERRMSEGMPKAEAFALAAKRMAGPVIAATMTRIAAFSPLLFWPGIIGDFMKYMPITLIVTLSASMLYALVFAPTLGAIFAKAPQHHEDDNRDGWYMAIVKQAVRFPITVVLLTVALLFGVGYAYSKYGAGVEFFPSVEPDYGLLYVHARGNLSLAEMDTATKIAENRLLGWPGVKSVYTRVGKTQGGGQDVPEDVVGVIQYEFVDWRERKSANHILDELRGVMAGIPGVDVEVRVPEAGPPTGKAIQIRLSAIDPAGLDENARAVAARIAKVPGVIDVSDGLPPPGVDWALEVDRAKAAQYGISPTAVGTVVQLVTNGLKLSEYRPAGADKAVDIRLRLPEDRRTLSTLDELRVQTSQGSVPISNFVVRKAKPSVGVLNRIDGARTVVVQANVTAGAQVAAVQQEVTQAVTDMKLDSGTRWKLAGSNEDSAEASAFLGKAFGAAIFLIFLVLLMQFNKFTSVLMVLSCVVMATIGVFLGLLLTGEAFGIVMSGIGVIALAGVVVNNNIVLIDTYDRLREEGWDKMDAVLQTCRERARPVVLTAVSAILGVLPIAFGLGLEIFHHETTINAPSTQWWISLSSAIVFGLSFATLLTLVVTPSMLMIFTRSKDSRFYAFFRRVFRRGKGTVSSTETPGRDAGAEPAIAFPKAAE
- a CDS encoding DUF3309 domain-containing protein — translated: MPITTILIIVLILVLIGAMPAWPHSRSWGYGPSGSVGVVLVVLLVLLLMGRL
- a CDS encoding NAD-dependent epimerase/dehydratase family protein, which codes for MTKIAILGANGRLGRVVAKAFIDAGYDVRAITRSGKVPDELKGATAVAGDALDREGLIRATQGVDIIFNGLNPIYTDWGKCLPMAENVMAACHANGTLHLFPGTVYNYGSPMPAVISEDTPFHPTTQKGRIRCAMEELFRREAEAGRVRTILLRAGDFFGGTGSGSWFDLVVAAKINKGIYTAPGPVDLVHEWAYLPDFAVGFVALARNLDKLGFYEALNFPGHAVTDPQIKAAAEKAVGRPLKMTSMPWWVLRAGSPFVAMWREIVSMSYLRFEPHQLVSTRLQGIIGEIPHTPLDQAVIEALEDIGVATVNSVAKAA
- a CDS encoding efflux RND transporter periplasmic adaptor subunit — protein: MATGEFSSVGSVAANKAKAAEVEQAKAPDAAKPKTAEAEPKAPLRTVAVVTPPRKTYARAIRISGLTEADKRAVLATRVAGVIDKLPVKQGDHVKTGDLVLMLAAEEKISMVDNARQLVVQRQAELDASLRLMKSGNLPKLQLDTARSNLTLAQSQLDTAQAELDRNEVKAPFDGVIDRVPVELGSSVMQGGEVATILKLDPVIARGEISERDLGYLKIGDKANVRLVSGQTVEGTVRYISRDASSATRTFRVEVAIPNADGSVPAGMTAEIQLSALPTDAVLLPRSVVTLGDKGDLGIRAVDKDNKVAFFPIDLVDDTPTGLVLGGIPADARIIVAGQELVKEGDVVKPVEADQATIQKLLGEATAGTQ